The Nitrosomonas cryotolerans ATCC 49181 genome includes a window with the following:
- a CDS encoding NUDIX hydrolase, which produces MIWKLNVTVAAVIEQNGRYLLVEETIQGVSKIMLNQPAGHLDPGESIIEGTVRETLEETAYTFVPQYLLGIYQWHSSCNDTTYLRFALGGDATNHDSERILDSGIIRTTWLSVAEMNESIDRHRSPLVMQCVRDHLAGKHYPLEMLTYYN; this is translated from the coding sequence ATGATTTGGAAGCTAAACGTTACCGTTGCTGCGGTTATTGAACAAAATGGAAGATATTTGCTGGTGGAGGAAACAATACAAGGCGTTTCTAAAATAATGCTGAACCAGCCTGCAGGACATCTGGATCCTGGTGAATCTATTATCGAGGGTACCGTTCGAGAAACCTTGGAAGAGACTGCCTATACCTTTGTTCCGCAATATCTATTGGGTATTTATCAATGGCATTCCTCCTGTAATGATACAACTTATCTCCGTTTTGCGTTAGGTGGGGATGCGACGAACCATGACTCTGAGCGTATACTGGATTCAGGAATCATACGTACAACCTGGCTTAGCGTGGCCGAGATGAATGAGTCGATTGATCGTCACCGTAGTCCACTGGTCATGCAATGTGTTCGAGATCATCTCGCGGGAAAACACTATCCGTTAGAAATGCTTACGTATTACAATTGA
- a CDS encoding TolC family protein translates to MQTSSFYLFLLLSSLILALPATLASAQEEPTLALTIEDLQRLGLQANGLVRAAQSQVDIAKANVVGAAAFPNPEVTVMAGPDRPRLPISETGPASNQREITVSQPIENPFLRAARIDSAQAGVGASQASLHQVRADLAAQLRVSAYELLLRQELALMETSIHDLMQEISRRIKVSVDIGEAARFELIRADTEVLSAASRKEAALLNAERARIALVRLTAGTLQPNFKINASLNDPVAFPPLAVLRQEVPAVNPDIVRLEAEQDRAQLRIDEERATVLPSVSILYRNFQDAQFASNTAGINVKIPLFYRRQGEIDGAIFDSARIRETLEYRRFEIGQQLESAWQAKQIAQRRVEMFEGGIVTEAELALRIAQTAYRLGERGFIEVLDTQRVLRGVLAELLQARFELQSAATEIDRLRAHYPKEQAHE, encoded by the coding sequence ATGCAGACGTCCTCATTTTATCTTTTTTTATTACTCAGCAGTCTGATCCTCGCGCTTCCAGCCACACTTGCGTCAGCCCAAGAAGAACCCACTCTAGCACTTACCATTGAAGACTTACAACGACTGGGATTGCAGGCCAATGGACTCGTACGTGCCGCGCAATCTCAGGTTGACATTGCTAAAGCGAATGTTGTCGGCGCTGCCGCTTTCCCCAATCCGGAAGTAACCGTAATGGCGGGTCCTGACCGACCACGGTTACCTATATCAGAAACGGGACCGGCTTCAAATCAGCGCGAAATAACGGTCAGTCAACCCATTGAGAATCCTTTCCTGCGAGCAGCGCGCATTGATTCCGCCCAGGCAGGTGTCGGAGCAAGTCAGGCCAGTCTTCATCAAGTACGCGCAGATCTGGCGGCACAGTTACGGGTCAGTGCCTATGAACTCTTATTGCGGCAAGAACTTGCGCTCATGGAAACCAGCATCCACGATCTGATGCAGGAAATATCTCGTCGCATTAAAGTCAGTGTTGATATAGGAGAAGCGGCGCGTTTTGAGTTAATTCGAGCCGACACAGAGGTACTCAGTGCGGCCAGCCGTAAAGAGGCCGCACTCCTGAATGCGGAACGGGCGCGGATTGCACTCGTACGACTCACCGCCGGTACGTTGCAGCCTAACTTCAAAATTAATGCCTCACTAAATGACCCCGTCGCATTTCCGCCATTAGCGGTATTACGTCAGGAAGTTCCAGCTGTTAATCCAGATATTGTCCGTTTAGAGGCCGAGCAGGATCGCGCACAGTTACGTATTGACGAAGAACGAGCCACCGTACTGCCTTCTGTGAGTATTTTATACAGAAATTTTCAAGATGCCCAGTTCGCCTCCAATACAGCCGGTATTAATGTAAAGATTCCGCTTTTTTACCGTCGCCAAGGCGAGATTGATGGCGCTATCTTTGATTCCGCAAGAATACGCGAAACACTGGAATACCGTCGCTTTGAGATTGGACAGCAACTCGAATCCGCCTGGCAGGCTAAACAGATCGCCCAGCGCAGAGTCGAAATGTTTGAGGGAGGTATCGTCACAGAGGCTGAATTGGCGCTGAGAATTGCCCAAACTGCTTATCGTCTTGGTGAGCGCGGTTTTATTGAAGTGCTCGACACTCAACGTGTATTACGCGGCGTACTCGCGGAACTATTGCAGGCACGTTTTGAATTGCAATCCGCTGCCACAGAAATTGATCGATTACGCGCCCATTATCCCAAGGAGCAAGCTCACGAATGA
- a CDS encoding glutathione S-transferase, with translation MKIIGSLTSPYVRKVRIILAEKQIHYEFSVDNPWDSSTRVSSHNPLGKIPVLIMDNEDILYDSRVIAEYLDSIESPQSAIHLIPRSSYDRTMVKRWEALADGICDAAATIFLERKRPTSQQSHEWIARQQQKIEMGIKAAAVELGDREWCHGHTFTLADIALGCAMDYLTLRFPEIQWRATYANLTGLAGRLTQRTSFIDTAPKG, from the coding sequence ATGAAAATTATCGGATCCCTTACCAGTCCATATGTGCGCAAAGTACGGATTATCCTTGCGGAAAAGCAAATTCATTATGAATTTAGTGTCGATAACCCATGGGACAGCAGTACTCGGGTATCCAGTCATAATCCGTTAGGCAAAATACCTGTATTGATTATGGATAATGAAGATATTCTATATGATTCGCGCGTCATTGCTGAGTATCTTGACAGTATCGAGAGCCCTCAGTCAGCGATACATCTGATTCCCCGGTCCAGCTACGATCGTACCATGGTGAAACGCTGGGAAGCATTAGCAGATGGAATATGTGATGCTGCCGCTACTATTTTTCTAGAACGCAAGCGACCTACCTCTCAACAGAGCCACGAATGGATAGCTCGTCAACAACAGAAAATTGAAATGGGTATAAAAGCCGCGGCAGTTGAGCTAGGGGACAGGGAATGGTGTCATGGTCATACTTTTACATTGGCTGACATTGCACTGGGCTGCGCAATGGATTATCTGACACTACGCTTTCCAGAAATTCAGTGGCGTGCCACTTACGCTAACCTTACCGGTCTTGCAGGAAGACTCACGCAACGGACCTCATTTATCGACACGGCACCTAAAGGATAA
- the mnmA gene encoding tRNA 2-thiouridine(34) synthase MnmA, with protein MKKQRVIVGLSGGVDSSVAAWLLKQQGYDVIGLFMKNWEEEDTDTYCSSRQDFIDAASVADIIGIPLEVANFSTEYKERVFSLFLAEYQAGRTPNPDVLCNAEIKFKAFLDHAINLGADYIATGHYAQVRKINDSYQLLKGEDGTKDQSYFLYRLNQSQLARTLFPVGNLYKRNVRRIAQEQKLPNFSKKDSTGICFIGERPFREFLKRYLPHEPGEIRTFEGKTVGEHIGLMYYTIGQRQGLGIGGVQNSSDKPWFVAGKNMTDNILIVVQGHDHAELLRSTLTAADLTWINGKAPHCDWVYTAKTRYRQSDAPCAIVRVNQAACQIEFAQSQWAVTPGQSVVVYESKVCLGGGIIV; from the coding sequence ATGAAAAAACAACGTGTAATAGTGGGCCTGTCGGGTGGTGTTGATTCATCTGTAGCGGCCTGGTTGCTGAAACAACAAGGTTATGATGTGATTGGCCTGTTTATGAAAAACTGGGAGGAGGAGGATACAGACACGTATTGTTCTTCGCGCCAGGATTTTATTGATGCAGCGTCGGTAGCTGATATCATCGGAATTCCGCTGGAAGTGGCAAATTTCTCTACAGAATATAAGGAACGCGTATTTTCCCTTTTTCTTGCTGAATATCAGGCGGGACGGACACCGAATCCGGATGTGTTGTGTAATGCCGAAATCAAGTTCAAGGCATTTCTGGATCATGCAATTAATCTGGGTGCGGATTATATTGCAACCGGTCATTATGCGCAGGTACGGAAAATAAATGACTCATATCAATTGCTAAAGGGAGAAGATGGTACGAAAGATCAAAGCTATTTTCTCTACCGGTTGAATCAGTCTCAGTTAGCCAGAACGTTGTTTCCCGTGGGAAATCTCTATAAACGAAATGTGCGTAGAATTGCACAAGAACAGAAGTTACCTAATTTTTCTAAAAAAGATAGCACGGGGATTTGCTTTATCGGGGAAAGGCCATTCAGAGAGTTTCTTAAACGTTATTTACCCCACGAGCCAGGGGAAATAAGGACATTCGAGGGAAAGACAGTTGGTGAACATATAGGTTTGATGTATTACACTATTGGACAGCGGCAGGGGTTAGGAATTGGTGGTGTCCAAAATAGCAGTGATAAGCCCTGGTTTGTTGCAGGGAAAAATATGACGGATAATATTCTGATTGTTGTACAGGGGCATGATCATGCTGAGTTGCTGCGTTCTACGTTGACTGCTGCCGATTTGACGTGGATTAACGGTAAAGCGCCGCACTGCGATTGGGTGTACACAGCTAAAACGCGTTATCGTCAATCTGATGCACCTTGCGCGATTGTTCGTGTCAATCAAGCTGCTTGTCAAATTGAGTTTGCTCAATCGCAGTGGGCTGTAACGCCCGGTCAGTCGGTAGTGGTGTATGAGAGCAAGGTATGTCTGGGTGGTGGGATCATCGTATAG